A single Actinomadura algeriensis DNA region contains:
- the mscL gene encoding large conductance mechanosensitive channel protein MscL has product MSGFKKFLLRGNLVDLAVAFVVGAAFASLVKDFANSFITPLIALIGGEPDYTGLAVTINGTKFPYGIFLTSAIAFTITAAIVYFFVVLPMSKIIERMDRNKEVTERDCPECLATIPIKARRCQFCTAEVTPVQTPA; this is encoded by the coding sequence ATGAGCGGTTTCAAGAAGTTCCTGCTGCGCGGCAACCTGGTGGACCTCGCGGTCGCGTTCGTGGTCGGAGCCGCGTTCGCGAGCCTCGTGAAGGACTTCGCCAACTCGTTCATCACTCCGCTGATCGCGCTGATCGGGGGCGAGCCCGACTACACGGGGCTCGCCGTGACGATCAACGGCACGAAGTTCCCCTACGGGATCTTCCTCACCTCGGCGATCGCGTTCACCATCACCGCGGCGATCGTCTACTTCTTCGTCGTGCTGCCGATGTCGAAGATCATCGAGCGCATGGACCGCAACAAGGAGGTCACCGAGCGGGACTGCCCCGAGTGCCTGGCCACCATCCCCATCAAGGCGCGCCGCTGCCAGTTCTGCACCGCCGAGGTCACGCCCGTCCAAACCCCCGCCTGA
- a CDS encoding FmdB family zinc ribbon protein codes for MPTYQYVCTECGEPLEVVQKFSDDALTECPACEGKLRKVFSAAGIIFKGSGFYRTDSRGSGKSTVGSSSGGSSNGSSDSSSSSSSGDGSTKSDSSSSSSSSSSSSSSGDSGSSSSSKEKVA; via the coding sequence GTGCCGACGTATCAGTACGTTTGCACCGAGTGCGGCGAACCTCTTGAGGTCGTGCAGAAGTTCAGCGATGACGCGCTGACCGAATGCCCGGCGTGCGAGGGCAAGCTGCGCAAGGTCTTCTCCGCGGCGGGGATCATCTTCAAGGGGTCGGGCTTCTACCGCACCGACAGCCGCGGCTCCGGCAAGTCGACCGTGGGCTCCTCGTCCGGCGGATCGTCGAACGGTTCGTCCGACTCGTCGTCCTCGTCGTCCTCGGGCGACGGCTCCACGAAGTCCGACTCATCGTCCTCGTCCTCGTCTTCGTCTTCTTCCTCGTCGAGCGGCGACTCCGGGTCGTCCTCGTCGTCCAAGGAGAAGGTCGCTTAG
- a CDS encoding substrate-binding domain-containing protein yields MSFGFEWDFGSIVAALSVAIPMLAFVWEFVVVRRKRLGYRVQMDTLATDTAHAPNADVLARMHEDGRPLTEPSFVLLRVENAGLTEIVEGDYLTPQNDWTGIRVTFRDRRVVGLAVTELSQPELRDFFIAQVDGVTTEAEGFGISEEDGAGVIRLPKVKLNTGAHYKVLAVLERSSGNPGDRFSKPVFRADVAGRSNRWVRWVSRLKLARTESHTFASRPALVGIALLTTAVLVQSSIALFWRQSPPPLDCVGGTLRLHGSTAFAPAVSEAAGKYAELCGGKGAAVPLGPGTFRGSTEGVNALERAGEGAGISGGAGLGDHIAFTDGRAIGDHPRLLARPIAYSLFTLVVNEDAGVQNLSLQQVRDIYAEKITNWSEVGGASVPVNLVNRHRGSGTRTALEERVLSSEGGPRTEVPEATVGDCSALGRDEPGGCEVGDTETLLREVADVPGALGHSEASGAATADDVVQVRIDGIPATLSGVEDGRYPYWQIEFAYTYGEPPADSIAAAFLRYLTDQGGKDVLREFGDRPCSETRFPLLCEPA; encoded by the coding sequence GTGAGCTTCGGTTTCGAATGGGACTTCGGCTCGATCGTCGCCGCCCTCAGCGTCGCGATCCCCATGCTGGCGTTCGTGTGGGAGTTCGTCGTCGTCCGGCGCAAGCGGCTCGGGTACCGCGTGCAGATGGACACGTTGGCGACGGACACGGCGCACGCGCCGAACGCCGATGTGCTCGCGCGGATGCACGAGGACGGCAGGCCGCTGACCGAGCCGTCGTTCGTGCTGCTGAGGGTGGAGAACGCGGGGCTGACGGAGATCGTCGAGGGCGACTATCTGACGCCGCAGAACGACTGGACCGGAATACGTGTCACGTTCCGGGACCGCCGTGTCGTCGGGCTGGCGGTGACCGAACTCAGTCAGCCGGAATTGCGCGACTTCTTCATTGCCCAGGTCGACGGCGTGACCACGGAGGCCGAGGGTTTCGGGATCAGCGAGGAGGACGGCGCCGGCGTCATCCGGCTGCCGAAGGTGAAACTGAACACCGGCGCCCATTACAAGGTGCTGGCCGTGCTGGAGCGCAGTTCCGGAAACCCGGGGGACCGTTTTTCCAAGCCGGTGTTCCGGGCGGACGTGGCGGGCCGGTCGAACCGCTGGGTCCGGTGGGTCTCCCGGCTCAAGCTGGCGCGGACCGAGAGCCACACGTTCGCCTCCCGGCCGGCGCTGGTGGGGATCGCGCTGCTGACGACGGCGGTCCTCGTCCAGTCGAGCATCGCGCTGTTCTGGCGCCAGTCCCCGCCGCCGCTGGACTGCGTCGGCGGCACGCTGCGCCTGCACGGCTCGACGGCGTTCGCGCCCGCGGTGTCGGAGGCGGCCGGGAAGTACGCGGAGTTGTGCGGCGGGAAGGGCGCGGCCGTCCCCCTCGGGCCGGGAACGTTCCGGGGCAGCACGGAAGGGGTCAACGCGCTGGAGCGGGCCGGCGAGGGGGCCGGGATCTCCGGCGGCGCCGGGCTCGGCGACCACATCGCGTTCACCGACGGCCGGGCCATCGGCGACCATCCGCGGTTGCTGGCCCGGCCGATCGCGTACTCCCTGTTCACGCTCGTGGTCAACGAGGACGCCGGGGTGCAGAACCTGTCGTTGCAGCAGGTCCGCGACATCTACGCCGAAAAGATAACGAACTGGTCGGAGGTGGGCGGCGCGTCCGTCCCCGTCAACCTCGTCAACCGCCACCGCGGCTCGGGCACCCGCACCGCGCTCGAGGAGCGCGTGCTGAGCAGCGAAGGCGGGCCTCGCACCGAGGTGCCCGAGGCCACCGTGGGCGACTGCTCGGCGCTCGGACGGGACGAGCCGGGCGGCTGCGAGGTGGGCGACACCGAGACTCTGCTGCGGGAGGTCGCGGACGTCCCCGGCGCCCTCGGCCACAGCGAGGCGAGCGGCGCCGCGACCGCCGACGACGTCGTCCAGGTGCGCATCGACGGGATACCGGCGACGCTGAGCGGCGTCGAGGACGGCCGGTACCCCTACTGGCAGATCGAGTTCGCCTACACCTACGGCGAGCCTCCCGCCGACTCCATCGCGGCGGCGTTCCTGCGGTACCTCACCGACCAGGGCGGCAAGGACGTCCTGCGCGAGTTCGGCGACCGGCCCTGCTCGGAGACGCGGTTCCCGCTGCTCTGCGAACCGGCGTGA
- a CDS encoding MMPL family transporter: MFTGRPDSIAGQDVLSEHYPGGSGSPAVVIAPASASDEVAAAVRGTEGVARVGAPQTADGLVQYEATLRAPADSEAAQQTVERLRDTLPDEAEVGGATAISLDINEASSRDNLVIIPIVLVVVFVILVLLLRALVAPLLMMATVVLSFLASLGASALFFEHVFGFEGADASFPLLAFIFLVALGVDYNIFLMHRVREESQALGTRRGILRGLTVTGGVITSAGLVLAATFAALVTLPLVFMVELGFAVALGVLLDTLIVRSLLLPALAHDIGRRIWTPSRLAREEPADEAPGVHQFVH, translated from the coding sequence ATGTTCACCGGACGTCCCGACTCCATCGCAGGCCAGGACGTCCTGTCCGAGCACTACCCCGGCGGGTCGGGCTCCCCGGCCGTCGTCATCGCCCCGGCGTCCGCCTCGGACGAGGTCGCGGCGGCCGTGCGCGGCACCGAGGGCGTCGCACGCGTCGGTGCACCGCAGACCGCGGACGGGCTCGTCCAGTACGAGGCGACGCTGCGGGCACCCGCCGACAGCGAGGCCGCGCAACAGACCGTCGAACGCCTTCGCGACACGCTGCCCGACGAGGCCGAGGTCGGCGGGGCCACGGCCATCAGCCTGGACATCAACGAGGCGTCGTCCCGCGACAACCTCGTCATCATCCCGATCGTCCTGGTCGTCGTGTTCGTCATCCTGGTGCTGCTGCTGCGCGCGCTCGTGGCGCCCCTGCTGATGATGGCGACGGTGGTCCTGTCGTTCCTGGCGTCCCTCGGCGCCTCCGCGCTCTTCTTCGAGCACGTCTTCGGCTTTGAAGGAGCCGACGCGTCCTTCCCCCTGCTGGCGTTCATCTTCCTGGTGGCGCTCGGCGTGGACTACAACATCTTCCTGATGCACCGCGTCAGGGAGGAGTCACAGGCGCTGGGGACCCGGCGGGGCATCCTGCGCGGCCTGACCGTCACCGGCGGCGTCATCACCTCGGCGGGCCTCGTCCTGGCCGCCACGTTCGCGGCGCTGGTGACGCTGCCGCTGGTGTTCATGGTCGAACTGGGCTTCGCGGTCGCCCTCGGCGTCCTGCTGGACACGCTGATCGTCCGCTCCCTGCTGCTGCCCGCCCTCGCGCACGACATCGGCCGCCGCATCTGGACGCCGAGCCGCCTCGCCCGCGAGGAACCGGCCGACGAGGCGCCCGGAGTGCACCAGTTCGTCCACTGA
- a CDS encoding D-alanyl-D-alanine carboxypeptidase family protein, producing the protein MPNPRSAALTAVFLVMAIFSAHGEARAADGPADAYEKLRSEATKAREELEKATGEMKERKQALEESQEKLRTTLKALAAAEAELNRIREPVARLGNTSYQHPDATGSLAIFGGGDPIQVLRSTADVAMLAQTQQSLVDRADGLQRRHKELASTEQELQSSNAVEQARVEQDISSLKKRSADLTEKLNALLGDLPRSKQVQLKCDEGLVSEAKGFPNGLIPSKYLCDLPQEGHELRADAALGFYKLNTAYKERFGREMCVTDAYRSLSAQHSVYARRPGFAAVPGTSNHGKGQALDLCGGVQNAGSVQFNWMEANAEKYGWFHPAWAYSNPFEPWHWEYGTDSAH; encoded by the coding sequence GTGCCGAACCCCCGGTCGGCTGCGCTGACCGCGGTCTTCCTGGTGATGGCGATCTTCTCCGCGCACGGCGAGGCCAGAGCGGCCGACGGCCCGGCCGATGCCTACGAGAAGCTCCGCAGCGAGGCCACGAAGGCTCGTGAGGAGCTGGAGAAGGCCACGGGCGAGATGAAGGAGCGCAAGCAGGCTCTCGAGGAGTCGCAGGAGAAGCTCCGCACCACGCTGAAGGCCCTCGCCGCCGCCGAGGCCGAGCTCAACCGCATCCGTGAGCCGGTGGCCCGGCTCGGGAACACCTCGTACCAGCACCCGGACGCCACCGGGTCCCTCGCGATCTTCGGCGGTGGGGACCCGATCCAGGTGCTGCGGTCGACCGCGGACGTGGCGATGCTGGCGCAGACGCAGCAGTCCCTGGTGGACCGTGCCGACGGCCTCCAGCGCCGCCACAAGGAACTCGCGTCCACCGAACAGGAACTGCAGTCGAGCAACGCGGTCGAGCAGGCGCGCGTCGAGCAGGACATCTCCTCGCTCAAGAAGCGCTCCGCCGACCTCACCGAGAAGCTCAACGCGCTCCTCGGCGACCTCCCCAGGTCGAAGCAGGTGCAGCTCAAGTGCGACGAGGGCCTGGTGTCCGAGGCGAAGGGGTTCCCGAACGGGCTGATCCCGTCCAAGTACCTCTGCGACCTGCCACAGGAGGGCCACGAACTGCGCGCGGACGCCGCGCTCGGGTTCTACAAGCTGAACACCGCCTACAAGGAGCGGTTCGGCCGTGAGATGTGCGTGACGGACGCGTACCGCAGCCTGTCCGCGCAGCACAGCGTCTACGCGCGCCGGCCCGGCTTCGCGGCCGTCCCGGGGACGAGCAACCACGGCAAGGGCCAGGCCCTCGACCTGTGCGGCGGCGTCCAGAACGCGGGATCCGTCCAGTTCAACTGGATGGAGGCCAACGCCGAGAAGTACGGCTGGTTCCACCCGGCGTGGGCCTACAGCAATCCGTTCGAACCGTGGCACTGGGAGTACGGCACCGACAGCGCCCACTGA
- a CDS encoding winged helix-turn-helix transcriptional regulator has translation MVKPTRHGPYICGIDAALDVVGGKWKGLILWELDERGTRRFAELRRALPGVSEKMLTQHLREMEQDGLVHRTVYAEVPPRVEYGLTEHGRALNKALEPLGDWGRERIRRENHEMVSHAETPAT, from the coding sequence ATGGTGAAGCCGACACGGCACGGCCCGTACATCTGCGGGATCGACGCGGCGCTGGACGTGGTCGGCGGCAAGTGGAAGGGCCTGATCCTGTGGGAGCTGGACGAGCGCGGCACGCGCCGCTTCGCCGAACTCCGCCGCGCCCTGCCCGGGGTGAGCGAGAAGATGCTGACCCAGCACCTGCGCGAGATGGAGCAGGACGGCCTCGTCCACCGCACGGTCTACGCAGAGGTGCCGCCCCGCGTGGAGTACGGACTGACCGAGCACGGCCGAGCCCTCAACAAGGCCCTCGAGCCGCTCGGCGACTGGGGCCGCGAGCGGATCCGGCGCGAGAACCACGAGATGGTCTCCCACGCCGAAACACCGGCAACCTGA
- a CDS encoding S-methyl-5'-thioadenosine phosphorylase: protein MSTTTPSIGVIGGSGFYSFLDDIEEVHVDTPYGPPSDPIAVGELAGRRVAFVPRHGRDHRYPPHKIPYRANLWALRALGVRRVLAPSAVGSLTPDLGPGALAIPDQLVDRTSGRPQTYYDEGAAVHVSFSDPYCPAGRRTALRAARASGWDPADDGTLVVIEGPRFSTRAESRWFASQGWTLIGMTGHPEAVLARELALCYTPLCLVTDLDAGIEEGDGVTMDEVLRVFGENIGRLRSLVADIVTALPTERDCACPGVLDGIELPLVLP from the coding sequence ATGTCAACCACAACACCCTCCATCGGCGTCATCGGCGGCTCCGGCTTCTACTCCTTCCTCGACGACATCGAGGAAGTGCACGTCGACACCCCCTACGGCCCGCCCAGCGACCCCATCGCCGTCGGCGAACTCGCCGGACGCCGCGTCGCGTTCGTCCCCCGCCACGGCCGCGACCACCGCTACCCACCGCACAAGATCCCGTACCGGGCGAACCTGTGGGCCCTGCGCGCCCTCGGCGTCAGGCGGGTGCTCGCACCGAGCGCCGTCGGTTCCCTCACCCCCGACCTCGGCCCGGGCGCCCTCGCGATCCCCGACCAGCTGGTCGACCGCACGTCCGGCCGTCCGCAGACCTACTACGACGAAGGCGCGGCCGTCCACGTCTCGTTCTCCGACCCGTACTGCCCTGCCGGACGCCGCACCGCCCTGCGGGCCGCCCGCGCCTCCGGCTGGGACCCGGCCGACGACGGCACCCTGGTCGTCATCGAGGGTCCCCGGTTCTCCACCCGGGCCGAGTCCCGCTGGTTCGCCTCCCAGGGCTGGACGCTGATCGGCATGACCGGCCACCCCGAAGCCGTCCTCGCCCGCGAACTCGCCCTCTGCTACACGCCCCTTTGCCTGGTCACCGACCTCGACGCGGGCATCGAAGAGGGAGACGGGGTCACGATGGACGAGGTGCTGCGGGTCTTCGGCGAGAACATCGGCCGGCTCCGCTCCCTCGTCGCCGACATCGTCACCGCCCTGCCCACCGAACGCGACTGCGCCTGCCCGGGCGTCCTCGACGGCATCGAACTCCCGCTGGTACTCCCGTGA
- a CDS encoding MMPL family transporter, giving the protein MSERSPAPSGARTSRLAGWIAGRRTKWAVLALWIVLLAALGPLAGKLGEVEQNDASSWLPGGAESTRVVESQERFRAEEPMLAVVVYERPSGITAADRTAVTADMTAFKALPGAETVQGPIPSEDGRALQVLVPLTGEDTLVDAVDEARDLAQRGPPGLEGHVT; this is encoded by the coding sequence ATGAGCGAACGCAGCCCGGCGCCGTCAGGCGCCCGAACGAGTCGCCTGGCCGGGTGGATCGCCGGCCGCCGCACCAAATGGGCCGTCCTGGCCCTCTGGATCGTCCTGCTGGCCGCACTCGGCCCGCTCGCCGGGAAACTCGGCGAGGTGGAGCAGAACGACGCCTCGTCCTGGCTGCCCGGCGGCGCCGAGTCGACGCGGGTCGTGGAGTCGCAGGAACGCTTCCGCGCCGAGGAGCCGATGCTCGCCGTCGTGGTCTACGAACGGCCGTCCGGCATCACCGCGGCCGACCGCACGGCCGTCACCGCGGACATGACGGCCTTCAAGGCGCTCCCCGGCGCGGAGACCGTGCAGGGGCCGATTCCGTCCGAGGACGGGAGGGCGCTGCAGGTCCTCGTCCCGCTCACCGGCGAGGACACCCTCGTCGACGCCGTGGACGAGGCCCGCGACCTCGCCCAGCGCGGACCGCCCGGCCTGGAGGGGCACGTCACCTGA
- a CDS encoding NAD(P)-dependent oxidoreductase, with translation MTAPWRVLSLPPIGEDVMRGLFAPLGDAVELRFPRTADRAGLHAALADAEIVIGDFTGRLALDAAAVAAAPHLAFVQMPAVGTDSLDVAALTARDVPVANAAGYNRRGVAEWAVGAAFALCRQLVRADREMRAGGWPQMEIVERRPRELHAQRVGIVGFGAIGSETARLFQALGCDVSYWTRRPRPEASATYRALDDLVASSDVLVLAVPLTDETRGLLGPDRLALLPDGALLVNVARGGIAPDDAVLAALESGRLAGAALDVFDAEPLADDHPLRSHDRVLLSPHLAGASDLSQVNLVVMVRDNVAAAVRGDRVQNVVNGVDPQVKRR, from the coding sequence ATGACCGCACCATGGCGGGTCCTGTCCCTGCCCCCGATCGGCGAGGACGTCATGCGGGGCCTGTTCGCGCCGCTCGGTGACGCGGTCGAGCTGCGGTTCCCGAGAACCGCCGACCGCGCCGGGCTGCACGCGGCGCTCGCCGACGCCGAGATCGTCATCGGCGACTTCACCGGCCGGCTCGCGCTCGACGCCGCGGCGGTGGCCGCGGCGCCGCACCTCGCGTTCGTCCAGATGCCGGCGGTGGGCACCGACAGCCTGGACGTCGCCGCGCTGACCGCGCGGGACGTGCCGGTCGCCAACGCCGCCGGGTACAACCGGCGCGGGGTGGCCGAATGGGCGGTCGGCGCCGCGTTCGCGCTCTGCCGGCAGCTCGTGCGGGCCGACCGGGAGATGCGGGCGGGCGGCTGGCCGCAGATGGAGATCGTGGAGCGGCGGCCGCGCGAGTTGCACGCGCAGCGCGTCGGGATCGTCGGGTTCGGGGCGATCGGTTCCGAGACCGCCCGGTTGTTCCAGGCGCTCGGCTGCGACGTCTCGTACTGGACGCGGCGGCCGCGTCCCGAGGCGTCCGCGACCTACCGCGCGCTGGACGATCTCGTGGCCTCGTCCGACGTGCTCGTGCTCGCCGTCCCGCTGACCGACGAGACCCGCGGGCTGCTCGGCCCGGACCGGCTCGCGCTGCTCCCGGACGGCGCCCTGCTGGTGAACGTGGCGCGCGGCGGCATCGCGCCGGACGACGCCGTGCTGGCGGCCCTCGAGTCGGGACGGCTCGCCGGTGCGGCGCTCGACGTGTTCGACGCCGAGCCGCTCGCGGACGACCATCCGCTGCGCTCGCACGACCGGGTGCTGCTGTCGCCGCACCTGGCGGGCGCCTCGGACCTGTCGCAGGTGAACCTGGTCGTGATGGTGCGGGACAACGTCGCCGCCGCGGTACGCGGCGACCGCGTGCAGAACGTCGTCAACGGGGTAGATCCGCAGGTCAAGCGGCGTTGA
- a CDS encoding SAF domain-containing protein codes for MSRLARSRRPLAALFAAAAAWLALLALRPGPPPAVRVLAAARDLPAGATLAPSDVRPVSLPPESVPSGALRADAAGRVLAGPMRRGEPLTDVRVIGDRLLRGYGPDKVATPIRIADADTARLLRPGDRIDVLAAPPTSPHGETPMPAPFAPTHQSTPAPAHPPPPAQPASAHMDAPVRTPPARLDAPAPPQTAYMDVPAPTSAYAEAAAGPQSAHADAPARGVGGSVGGFASRTAVRGDGAPWGSARVVASAVPVIAVPTQDQKGTRDGALIVLATSRSQASALAGARTDLSVTITT; via the coding sequence GTGAGCCGCTTAGCCCGCTCGCGCCGGCCGCTGGCGGCCCTGTTCGCCGCGGCCGCCGCCTGGCTCGCGCTGCTCGCCCTGCGTCCCGGGCCGCCCCCGGCCGTCCGCGTCCTCGCCGCCGCCCGCGACCTCCCCGCCGGAGCGACCCTCGCACCGTCCGACGTCCGTCCCGTCTCCCTCCCGCCCGAGTCCGTCCCGTCCGGAGCCCTCCGCGCGGACGCGGCCGGCCGCGTCCTCGCCGGCCCCATGCGGCGCGGCGAGCCGCTGACCGACGTCCGCGTCATCGGCGACCGGCTCCTGCGCGGCTACGGCCCCGACAAGGTCGCCACCCCGATCCGCATCGCCGACGCCGACACCGCCCGCCTGCTCCGCCCCGGCGACCGCATCGACGTCCTGGCGGCCCCACCCACCTCACCGCACGGAGAAACACCCATGCCCGCGCCCTTCGCCCCGACGCACCAATCGACGCCCGCCCCCGCGCACCCCCCACCCCCCGCACAACCGGCGTCTGCCCACATGGACGCACCGGTGCGCACACCGCCGGCACGCTTGGACGCACCGGCGCCCCCGCAGACGGCCTACATGGACGTACCGGCGCCCACGTCGGCATACGCGGAGGCAGCAGCGGGCCCGCAGTCGGCCCACGCGGACGCGCCAGCACGCGGGGTGGGCGGGTCAGTGGGCGGCTTCGCGTCGCGTACGGCCGTCCGGGGTGACGGGGCGCCATGGGGCAGCGCGCGCGTGGTGGCGTCCGCGGTCCCGGTCATCGCCGTCCCGACCCAGGACCAGAAAGGCACCCGGGACGGCGCTCTGATCGTCCTCGCCACGAGCAGGAGCCAAGCCTCGGCCCTGGCCGGAGCACGAACGGACCTCTCGGTGACGATCACCACCTGA
- a CDS encoding NAD(P)-dependent oxidoreductase: protein MTDMRAPVTMLGLGAMGRALAAALVDAGRDVTVWNRTPGKAGALVERGAVEAAGVRDAVSAGGPVVVCLYDHASVRETLDPVAAELRGRAVVNLTTTTPDEARELAKWADGHGIDYLDGAIMATPPMIGAPGAQILYSGSREVFDGHRALFEVWAACVYDGADAGTASLFDLAILAGMYPLFAGFLQGAATVRAAGGTAAEFAERAAPFLAAMTGSFSHIARTVDGGDYGDPVQSLDWTVAALDAIGRATREQGVEPVPTDMVGALVRAQTEAGRGAEDFYRIVEGMAGDRK, encoded by the coding sequence ATGACAGATATGCGGGCGCCCGTCACGATGCTCGGGCTGGGTGCGATGGGGCGGGCGCTGGCCGCCGCGCTGGTCGATGCGGGACGGGACGTCACGGTGTGGAACCGGACGCCGGGTAAGGCGGGTGCGCTGGTCGAACGGGGTGCGGTCGAGGCGGCGGGCGTCCGTGACGCGGTGTCGGCGGGCGGGCCGGTGGTCGTCTGCCTGTACGACCACGCCTCGGTGCGCGAGACCCTCGATCCGGTCGCCGCGGAGCTGCGCGGGCGTGCGGTCGTGAACCTGACGACCACGACGCCGGACGAGGCGCGGGAGCTGGCGAAGTGGGCGGACGGGCACGGGATCGACTACCTCGACGGTGCGATCATGGCGACGCCGCCCATGATCGGCGCGCCGGGCGCGCAGATCCTCTACAGCGGGTCCCGGGAGGTGTTCGACGGGCATCGCGCGCTGTTCGAGGTGTGGGCGGCGTGCGTGTACGACGGTGCGGACGCCGGGACGGCGTCGCTGTTCGACCTGGCGATCCTGGCGGGGATGTACCCGCTGTTCGCCGGGTTCCTGCAGGGCGCGGCGACGGTCCGCGCGGCGGGCGGCACGGCGGCCGAGTTCGCCGAACGCGCCGCGCCCTTCCTCGCGGCGATGACCGGCTCGTTCTCCCACATCGCCCGGACGGTCGACGGCGGCGACTACGGCGACCCCGTGCAGAGCCTGGACTGGACGGTCGCCGCGCTGGACGCCATCGGCCGTGCGACCCGCGAGCAGGGCGTCGAACCGGTGCCGACCGACATGGTCGGGGCGCTCGTCCGGGCGCAGACCGAGGCGGGGCGCGGGGCCGAGGATTTCTACCGGATCGTCGAGGGCATGGCCGGCGACCGAAAGTGA
- a CDS encoding potassium/proton antiporter — protein MQLDIWLLLGATLVLSAIVAVRLSHRAGLPTLLAYMGLGLFIGVGGPLHIQFDDVELAETLGLAALVLILAEGGLTTNWRHVKPSVPAAFSVATIGTLLSIVIVALPAIWLIGLDWRTAFLLSAALAPTDAAAVFSVLRRLPLPSRVTGLLEAESGFNDAPVVIIVIALATSEGVPDLLELSGMLVYELTLGVLMGIAIGWLGAQALRRVALPASGLYPIAVLSMTVGAYGATTLMHASGFMAVYVCGLVLGNARLPHRPATRGFAEGVGWLAQIGLFVMLGLLAAPGELPAQIFPALIIGSILLFVARPLSVLVSTLGFRIPWGERLFISWAGLRGAVPIVLATIPMVEELPGSDRNFAIIFNIVVVFTILQAPTLPLVARLCRLERDDETRELDVEAAPLEELHADLLEVGIPPDSRLAGVEIFELRLPAGASITLVVRNGSSFVPEPTTRLQACDTLLVVTTEEVREAAERRLRAVSRRGKLAGWFGETGT, from the coding sequence GTGCAGCTCGACATCTGGCTACTCCTCGGGGCCACGCTCGTACTCAGCGCCATCGTCGCCGTCAGGCTGTCGCATCGGGCCGGGCTCCCGACTCTGCTCGCGTACATGGGGCTCGGCCTCTTCATCGGGGTCGGAGGCCCCCTCCACATCCAGTTCGACGACGTCGAACTCGCCGAGACGCTCGGGCTCGCGGCGCTCGTCCTGATCCTCGCCGAAGGCGGTCTCACCACGAACTGGCGGCACGTCAAGCCGTCCGTTCCCGCCGCGTTCAGCGTCGCGACGATCGGGACGCTGCTCAGCATCGTCATCGTCGCGCTCCCCGCGATCTGGCTGATCGGCCTCGACTGGCGCACCGCGTTCCTGCTGTCGGCGGCCCTCGCGCCCACCGACGCGGCCGCGGTCTTCTCCGTGCTGCGCAGGCTTCCGCTGCCCTCCCGCGTGACGGGCCTGCTGGAGGCCGAGTCCGGCTTCAACGACGCCCCCGTGGTGATCATCGTGATCGCGCTCGCCACCAGCGAGGGCGTCCCGGACCTGCTCGAACTGTCCGGAATGCTCGTCTACGAGCTCACCCTGGGCGTGCTGATGGGCATCGCGATCGGCTGGCTCGGCGCCCAGGCGCTGCGCCGCGTGGCCCTCCCGGCGTCCGGCCTCTACCCGATCGCCGTCCTGTCGATGACGGTCGGCGCGTACGGCGCCACGACGCTCATGCACGCGAGCGGGTTCATGGCCGTCTACGTCTGCGGGCTGGTCCTCGGCAACGCCCGCCTCCCGCACCGTCCCGCCACGCGCGGCTTCGCGGAGGGCGTCGGCTGGCTGGCGCAGATCGGGCTGTTCGTGATGCTCGGCCTGCTCGCGGCCCCCGGCGAGCTCCCGGCGCAGATCTTCCCGGCCCTGATCATCGGCTCGATCCTGCTGTTCGTCGCCCGTCCGCTGTCGGTGCTGGTCTCGACGCTCGGCTTCCGGATCCCGTGGGGCGAACGGTTGTTCATCTCGTGGGCCGGCCTGCGCGGCGCCGTCCCGATCGTCCTGGCCACCATCCCGATGGTGGAGGAACTGCCCGGCTCCGACCGCAACTTCGCGATCATCTTCAACATCGTCGTCGTGTTCACCATCCTGCAGGCGCCGACGCTGCCCCTGGTCGCACGGCTGTGCCGGCTGGAACGCGACGACGAGACGCGCGAGCTGGACGTGGAGGCGGCGCCCCTCGAAGAGCTGCACGCCGACCTGCTGGAGGTCGGGATCCCGCCCGATTCCCGGCTGGCCGGCGTGGAGATCTTCGAGCTCCGGCTCCCCGCGGGCGCGTCCATCACGCTCGTCGTGCGGAACGGGTCCAGCTTCGTCCCGGAGCCCACCACCCGGCTGCAGGCGTGCGACACCCTCCTGGTCGTGACGACCGAGGAGGTGCGGGAGGCCGCCGAACGCCGGCTGCGCGCGGTGAGCCGCCGCGGCAAGCTGGCCGGCTGGTTCGGGGAGACCGGTACTTGA